A portion of the Carya illinoinensis cultivar Pawnee chromosome 11, C.illinoinensisPawnee_v1, whole genome shotgun sequence genome contains these proteins:
- the LOC122282466 gene encoding uncharacterized protein LOC122282466: MAVFWYFASKFFSPKTEPSHLISNLFHKPEPLVWLIIKDMWLYVYEHEKFNEFGNEQALIWHERNIPYAVWGPESTRSLTLKYYPSEKYGVKRDPETLDIVNTTAMQKHIMVISKIYWGDAREKICEAIDKIPLSCLVIGNRGLSKLKRAILGSVSNYVVNNGSCPVTVVKQVEHEH; the protein is encoded by the exons ATGGCTGTCTTTTGGTACTTTGCTTCCAAATTCTTCTCTCCCAAAACCGAGCCTTCCCACCTCATCTCCAATCTCTTTCACAAGCCCGAGCCCCTGGTGTGGCTGATTATTAAG GATATGTGGTTATATGTCTATGAACATGAGAAGTTCAATGAGTTTGGCAACGAACAGGCACTTATTTGGCATGAAAGAAATATTCCGTATGCAGTTTGGGGACCGGAGAGTACCAGGTCTCTTACTTTGAAGTATTATCCATCTGAG AAGTATGGAGTGAAGCGTGACCCTGAGACCCTAGACATTGTAAACACTACTGCTATGCAAAAACATATTATGGTGATCTCGAAGATCTACTGGGGAGATGCTCGTGAGAAGATATGTGAAGCAATTGATAAGATTCCTCTAAGCTGCCTTGTTATAGGAAACAGAGGTCTGAGCAAGCTTAAGAGGGCCATATTAGGTAGTGTGAGCAACTATGTGGTGAATAATGGTTCTTGTCCTGTTACAGTAGTGAAGCAGGTGGAGCATGAACACTAG